The following coding sequences lie in one Cucurbita pepo subsp. pepo cultivar mu-cu-16 chromosome LG13, ASM280686v2, whole genome shotgun sequence genomic window:
- the LOC111809150 gene encoding uncharacterized protein LOC111809150, translating into MGFFFFFFFRLLLAITSSASSMASLKTQPHKLQSTHLLDLYIRDFTLNSLDNTIKTGALHTVPLPENLTGITVDTARFRCGSLRRYGASVGEFHLGVGVSLNPCAERIVIIRQNLGSNWSSIYFNNYHLIGYQLVSSILGLLAYNPGNYTNTSSSPVPFEVGISTGEKPITIDFRNSTRMGNISGIRPICASFERDGRVTLAKEISPLVCSALRQGHFGLVVEEAEPVELRKKERPWKVAVGSSIGAAIGAFLLGLLLVAMFVRVKQRTKMEEMEVRAYEEEALQVSMVGHVRAPTSPGTRTSPSIENEYLPPSSRR; encoded by the coding sequence atgggtttcttcttcttcttcttcttccgtcTGCTTCTCGCCATAACTTCATCAGCCTCATCAATGGCGTCCCTCAAAACTCAACCCCACAAACTCCAATCGACCCATCTTCTTGATCTCTACATCAGAGATTTCACATTGAATTCCCTCGACAATACAATCAAAACAGGGGCACTTCACACCGTCCCATTACCGGAAAATTTAACAGGCATCACCGTCGACACGGCCAGGTTCCGATGCGGCAGTTTACGGCGGTACGGGGCGTCGGTAGGAGAATTCCATCTGGGTGTCGGTGTTTCTCTGAACCCATGTGCAGAGAGAATCGTAATCATCCGGCAAAATTTGGGCTCCAATTGGTCTTCGATTTACTTCAACAACTACCATTTAATTGGGTACCAATTAGTCTCTTCAATTTTGGGGCTTTTGGCTTACAACCCTGGAAATTACACTAACACTTCAAGCTCCCCTGTTCCATTTGAGGTCGGAATTTCCACCGGAGAAAAACCCATTACCATAGATTTCCGGAATTCGACGAGAATGGGAAATATTTCGGGAATCAGGCCGATTTGTGCGAGCTTTGAAAGGGATGGGAGAGTGACATTGGCGAAGGAAATTTCGCCGTTGGTTTGCTCTGCTTTGAGACAGGGGCATTTTGGGTTAGTGGTGGAGGAGGCAGAGCCGGTTGAACTGAGGAAGAAGGAACGGCCGTGGAAGGTGGCCGTCGGAAGCTCGATTGGGGCGGCGATTGGAGCGTTTCTTTTGGGACTGCTTTTGGTGGCGATGTTTGTGAGAGTGAAACAGAGGACGAAAATGGAGGAGATGGAAGTTAGGGCTTATGAAGAGGAAGCTCTGCAGGTTTCGATGGTTGGACATGTCAGAGCTCCGACATCTCCGGGGACTCGGACTTCGCCGTCGATTGAAAATGAGTACTTGCCTCCGTCTAGTCGTCGTTGA
- the LOC111809416 gene encoding protein FIZZY-RELATED 2-like, with protein sequence MEDQARTPQSSARASPSSSSSSSSNLQLNLPPSMSRAAHSLETLTPSRQIGRMININHHLSPSRAIYSDRFIPSRSGSNFALFDISPVSNSASDGREDTSTAYATLLRTALFGPDSGVVPPATPEKRSSPMCLPNHNIFRYKTETRRSMHSLSPFGFDDAARGLSPSPVKTPRKVPRSPYKVLDAPALQDDFYLNLVDWSSHNVLAVGLGNCVYLWNACSSKVTKLCDLGIDDSVCSVGWAQRGTHLAVGTSNGKVQIWDASRCKRVRTMEGHRLRVGALAWSSSLLSSGSRDKSILQRDIRAQDDFTSKLSGHKSEVCGLKWSYDNRELASGGNDNRLFVWNQHSTQPVLKFYEHTAAVKAIAWSPHLHGLLASGGGTADRCIRFWNTTTNTHLSCMDTGSQVCNLAWSKNVNELVSTHGFSQNQIIVWRYPTMSKLATLTGHTFRVLYLAISPDGQTIVTGAGDETLRFWNVFPSPKSQNTDSEIGASFLGRTTIR encoded by the exons ATGGAAGATCAAGCCCGGACCCCTCAATCATCTGCTAGGGcttcaccttcttcttcttcctcttcctcctccaatTTGCAGCTCAATTTGCCTCCTTCAATGTCTAGGGCTGCTCACTCACTTGAAACCCTAACTCCATCTCGCCAAATTGGCCGCATGATCAATATCAATCACCATTTGTCTCCATCCAGAGCTATCTACTCTGATAGGTTTATACCAAGTAGATCTGGTTCCAATTTTGCCCTATTTGATATTTCCCCTGTCTCTAATTCCGCTTCTGATGGTCGCGAAGATACTTCTACTGCTTATGCTACGCTTCTTCGAACGGCTTTGTTTGGCCCTGATTCTGGAGTAGTTCCTCCTGCTACTCCTGAGAAGAGAAGCTCCCCAATGTGCCTTCCtaatcataatatttttcGCTATAAAACCGAGACTAGGAGGTCAATGCACTCCCTCTCGCCTTTTGGGTTTGATGATGCGGCTCGTGGGCTTAGTCCTAGCCCTGTTAAGACTCCACGGAAGGTTCCTCGATCGCCTTATAAG GTCTTGGATGCACCTGCTCTTCAAGATGATTTTTATCTGAATCTTGTGGATTGGTCTTCGCATAATGTGCTTGCTGTTGGGTTGGGTAATTGTGTTTATCTCTGGAATGCGTGCAGTAGTAAG GTCACCAAGTTATGTGACTTGGGAATTGATGACAGTGTGTGTTCAGTGGGCTGGGCACAGCGTGGAACTCATCTTGCTGTTGGCACTAGCAATGGAAAAGTCCAG ATTTGGGATGCATCACGCTGTAAAAGGGTTAGGACCATGGAGGGTCATCGGTTACGAGTTGGGGCCTTAGCTTGGAGCTCGTCTCTTTTATCATCTGGTAGCCGGGATAAAAGTATCCTTCAACGAGATATTCGAGCTCAGGATGATTTTACTTCTAAACTATCTGGCCATAAATCAGAG GTTTGTGGATTGAAATGGTCGTACGATAACCGTGAATTAGCATCAGGTGGAAACGATAACAGA TTATTCGTTTGGAATCAACATTCAACCCAACCAgtacttaaattttatgagcACACAGCTGCTGTAAAAGCTATAGCATGGTCTCCTCATCTTCATGGACTACTCGCATCAGGGGGCGGAACTGCAGACCGATGCATTCGTTTTTGGAACACAACGACCAATACACATTTGAGCTGCATGGACACTGGAAGTCAG GTGTGCAATCTCGCGTGGTCTAAGAATGTTAATGAACTTGTTAGTACTCATGGGTTCTCCCAAAACCAGATAATAGTCTGGAGATATCCAACTATGTCTAAG TTGGCAACATTGACCGGCCATACTTTCAGAGTTCTTTATCTTGCCATATCTCCTGATGGACAG ACCATTGTAACAGGGGCGGGTGATGAAACGCTGAGATTTTGGAACGTCTTCCCGTCGCCTAAATCGCAG AACACGGACAGTGAAATCGGAGCATCATTCCTAGGACGAACCACCATCCGTTAA
- the LOC111809410 gene encoding expansin-A7-like has translation MASSLGFNFFFLPLVFAIFTRPTLAVFKPSAWKLAHATFYGDETASATMGGACGYGNLFTNGYGTDTVALSSTLFNNGYACGTCFQIKCVQSKACYANVKYTTVTATNLCPPNWSQDSNAGGWCNPPRVHFDMAKPAFMKIAWWKAGIVPIAYRRVPCAKKGGVRFSLQGNGYWLLVYVMNVGGGGDVYSMAVKGSKTGWITMSHNWGASYQAFSSLGGQGLSFRITSYTTRETLTLWNVIPSNWQVGLTYNSNVNFR, from the exons ATGGCTTCTTCTTTAggcttcaatttcttcttcctgcCATTGGTTTTCGCCATCTTCACCAGACCAACGCTCGCCGTGTTCAAACCAAGCGCGTGGAAGCTCGCTCATGCCACCTTTTATGGCGACGAAACTGCCTCCGCTACCATGG gaGGAGCTTGTGGGTATGGAAACTTGTTTACGAACGGTTATGGAACCGACACAGTAGCGTTAAGCTCGACATTGTTCAACAATGGCTATGCTTGTGGGACATGCTTTCAGATCAAATGCGTGCAGTCGAAGGCGTGTTACGCAAACGTGAAATACACCACCGTGACGGCGACAAACCTATGCCCGCCAAATTGGTCACAGGACTCGAACGCAGGCGGGTGGTGCAACCCACCAAGAGTTCACTTCGACATGGCCAAGCCGGCGTTCATGAAGATCGCTTGGTGGAAGGCCGGAATAGTCCCTATCGCGTACCGTAG GGTTCCGTGTGCGAAAAAAGGCGGCGTTCGATTCAGCTTGCAAGGAAATGGGTATTGGTTATTGGTGTACGTGATGAACgtaggcggcggcggcgatgtGTACTCAATGGCGGTGAAAGGAAGCAAAACGGGGTGGATAACAATGAGCCATAACTGGGGAGCTTCATACCAAGCTTTTTCATCATTGGGTGGCCAAGGCCTCTCTTTTAGAATCACTTCCTACACAACAAGAGAGACCCTTACTTTATGGAATGTCATTCCTTCAAATTGGCAAGTTGGGTTGACTTATAATTCTAATGTCAACTTCCGTTGA